A region of Odocoileus virginianus isolate 20LAN1187 ecotype Illinois chromosome 11, Ovbor_1.2, whole genome shotgun sequence DNA encodes the following proteins:
- the NEK2 gene encoding serine/threonine-protein kinase Nek2, producing MPTRVEDYEVLYTIGTGSYGRCQKIRRKSDGKILVWKELDYGSMTETEKQMLVSEVNLLRELKHPNIVRYYDRIIDRTNTTLYIVMECCEGGDLASVISKGTKERQYLDEEFVLRVMAQLTLALKECHRRSDGGHTVLHRDLKPANVFLDGKQNVKLGDFGLARILNHDTSFAKTFVGTPYYMSPEQMNRMSYNEKSDIWSLGCLLYELCALMPPFTAFNQKELAGKIREGKFRRIPYRYSDELNDIIARMLNLKDYHRPSVEEILENPLIADLVAEEQRRNPERRGRRLGEPEKLQDSSPVLSELRLKEIQLQEREAALKAREESLEQKERELCVRERLAENKLARAEGLLKNYSLLKEQKFLSLAGGPELFDLPSSIVKKKVHFSGESKENVMRGENSESQLTSKSKCKDLKKRLHAAQLRAQALSDIEKTYQLKSKQILGMR from the exons ATGCCGACTCGGGTGGAGGACTACGAGGTGCTGTACACCATTGGCACGGGCTCCTACGGCCGCTGCCAGAAGATCCGCAGGAAGAGCGACGGCAAG atattagTTTGGAAAGAACTTGACTATGGCTCCATGACAGAAACTGAGAAACAAATGCTTGTTTCTGAAGTGAATTTGCTTCGTGAGCTGAAACATCCAAACATTGTCCGCTACTATGATAGAATTATTGACCGGACCAACACGACACTGTACATTGTAATGGAATGTTGTGAAGGAGGAGACCTCGCTAGTGTAATTTCAAAGGGAACCAAGGAAAG ACAGTACTTGGATGAAGAGTTCGTTCTTCGGGTGATGGCTCAGTTGACCCTGGCTCTGAAGGAATGTCACAGACGAAGCGATGGTGGCCACACTGTGCTGCATCGGGATCTGAAGCCAGCCAACGTTTTTCTGGATGGCAAGCAGAACGTTAAGCTTGGAGACTTTGGACTAGCTAGAATATTAAACCACGATACGAGTTTTGCAAAAACATTTGTTGGCACACCTTATTACATGTCTCCT GAACAAATGAATCGCATGTCCTACAACGAGAAATCGGATATCTGGTCACTGGGTTGTTTGCTGTATGAATTATGTGCGTTAAT gccTCCATTTACAGCTTTCAACCAGAAAGAACTAGCTGGGAAGATCAGAGAGGGCAAATTCAGGCGAATTCCATATCGTTACTCTGATGAATTAAACGACATTATTGCGAGGATGTTAAATTTAAAG GATTACCATCGACCTTCTGTTGAAGAAATTCTTGAGAATCCTTTGATAGCAGACTTGGTTGccgaagagcaaaggagaaatcCTGAGAGAAGAGGGCGGCGATTAGGAGAACCAGAGAAGCTGCAGGACTCCAGCCCTGTGTTGAGTGAGCTGAGACTGAAGGAAATACAGCTACAGGAGCGGGAGGCAGCCCTCAAGGCCAGGGAAGAAAGCTTGGAGC agaaagaacgCGAGCTTTGTGTCCGTGAGAGGCTGGCAGAGAACAAGCTGGCCAGAGCAGAAGGTCTGCTGAAGAATTACAGCCTGCTGAAGGAGCAGAAGTTCCTATCTCTGGCGGGCGGCCCAG aactGTTTGATCTCCCATCGTCGATCGTGAAGAAGAAGGTTCACTTCAGTGGGGAGAGTAAAGAGAACGTCATGCGGGGTGAGAATTCTGAGAGTCAGCTCACCTCCAAGTCCAAGTGCAAGGACCTGAAAAAAAGGCTTCACGCCGCTCAGCTTCGCGCTCAAGCCCTGTCGGACATTGAGAAGACATACCAGCTGAAAAGCAAGCAGATCCTAGGCATGCGCTAG